Genomic segment of Saprospira sp. CCB-QB6:
AAATGAGGTGGGCTACTGGCTACCCAAGGATTCTAAAAAGAATAGCCGCAGCAACTGGCTCTCTAATGCAGAGCTCCGCGATTATATGAATGCCATGAAGGCCAAACATACCCTTGTGGTCGCCGACGCCTGCTTTAGTGGCTCCATTTTTACTGGCGGCTTCCGCAATATGGAAGAGTTCGCCTGCGAAGAAATGGCCAAACTCAAAAGCCGCCGCGCCATTACCAGCGGAGCCAATACCGTGGTGCCCGATAACAGCATTTTTTTCAAGTATTTTATCAAAATGCTGGGCCAAAATGACGCTAGCTGCTTCACTGCCGAAAATCTCTACTCTAAAATTAAACCCGCAGTAATCTACAATAGCCCCAACAATCACGTCCCACAGTTTGGCGTTTTGCCCCAAACTGGCGATGAAGGCGGAAATTTTGTCTTCAGAAAACGCTAATTACTACTGCTTTTTGGGGCTGCCCCTCGCCTATCGGCTCGGGTCGGGCCATTGCGCAGCTCGCTGCTCGCTCGGCCCTGCGCCGCCAAAGGCGGCTGGGTCTGGCCCTTCGGGCCACTGCTGTCTATCCCTCAGCCGTTCGGCCTTCGGCCGCTAAGGAGGCCCACTTTTCCACCTTCAATCTAATCCTATGTATAAATTATTTTTTGCCTGCCTCAGTTTTTTGGCCCTTTCAGCTGGCCTTTTGGCCCAACCCTATACCACAGGCATCCCCCTAGAACCCGATCCCGACTATGACGATATTCCCGTCAAAGCCGAACAAACAAAATCACTCTACCGCTCTGTAGGCTCCCAAGCCTCTTTGGCCAAATGGGCCCCTACTCCTGGTAGCCAAGGTAATTATGGCACCTGCGCCGCCTGGGCCACGGCCTATACCGCCCGCTCTATTCTAGAAGCAAAGGCCAATGGTTGGACCGACACCAAAACTATCGATGATAATACCTTTTCTTATGGTTTTCTCTATCGTCTGAGCTCTTCTAGCAAAAACTGCTGGGGCGCCTATCTCTCTCGCTGTGCCGATAATATGAAGGTTTATGGCGTGCCCAAATACAAGGACTTTAAGGCCCATTGTTATAATGGGAATAAGCTGCCCCAACAAGCCTACGATGCCGCCAAAAATTTTAAAATTAAGGATTATGTCCGCCTTTGGGACAAAAATGATGGCACCACGGACAAACAAAAGGTAGCCAAAGCCAAAAAAAGCCTATCCGAAGGCTACCCTATTGCTGTTTCTATGATTTGCCCCAACTCATTTATGTATGCCAAATCAGATCTTTGGACGCCCACCGAATCAGCAGAAGAATCGCCAACTAACCCACATGGCCGCCATGCCGTTTGCCTCATTGGTTATGATGACGATAAATATGGTGGAGCCTTTTTGGTCCAAAACTCTTGGGGGACCTCTTGGGGCGGCAATGGCCGAATTTGGGTCAAGTATAAAGATTTTCCAGCCTTTTTTTATCAGGCCATCGAAATTGTGGGAGAACCCGCTAAAGCTCCTGCAGAAAGAGAGTTGGCTGGAAGTCTTCGCCTAGAAGGTTATGAGGGCCAAGCCATGAAAGCCCGCATTCAAGCTGATAAAAGTAGTTTTCGTCTAAACTCTTCTTATCGCTCAGGCACCCGCTTTAGAATGTATATTGGCAACCAAGCTCCAGCTTATGTCTATGCCATTGGCGATGATTTAAGACATAAGCCCTTTGTAGTTTTCCCCCACAAGCCCAATGTAAGTCCCTTACTCAACTATAAAAAGAATGAGGTTCCCTTACCCAATGAAGAAAAGCACCTTCGCTTAAATGGAGAGGTGGGCACTGATTTTTTGTGCATCATTTATTCGCAAGAACCGTTAGATATTGATCAGGTTTGCCGACAGCTCAAGCAGCAAAGCAGCAAACTGAGTTTCAAGAGCCGCCTCAAGGCGGTCCTTGGTCCAAAACTAGCCGATGACTCAGCTCTAAAGTATAGTTTAGGGAATAATGGCCAGATGAAATTCACGGGTAAAGGCAGTTGTGCAGCCTTGCTGGTTGAAATTCCACATATTGATTAAAATGGAGCCCCGCCGCAAAATTGCGGCGGGGCTTTTTTCTGCGCCCTACAGGCCCAAAGGGCCGCAGGCTGAGGGGCTGAAGCAGGGCCGCGAAGCGGCAGACCAAGGCCGTAGGCCGCAGGGCCGAGCAGACCTGCGAGCTGCGCAATGGCCCGACCCGACCAAAGGGAGGGGCAGCCCCAAAAAAATAATCCTCAAAACACCAAAATTAAAAAACTAAACATCTAGATAAATAGCCCCTAACTCATTGATAGAATGGGTATTCACCTCAAAATCGTTGTTTTATGAAAAAATCTATCGTACTATTTGCCGCCAGTTTATTTTCTGTGGCCAGTTGGGCGCAGCTTCCTCGTCTAGAAGAGCCTAGTTTTGTAGAATATGAAACTTATCAGGAGGCCGATTTCTTGTTGCCCATTCCAGAGGAAGAGGCCAGCTTTAGCTATGGAAATTTGCAGACGGCGCGCAACCTCAAAGAAGTAAATATGGAGGGCAGCACCGATGCTTATCCTTGGTTATCTAAGGATGGTTTGCGTTTATTTTGGACCCAAACTTTTGAGGGGCAGGATAAAATCGTGCAGGCCGAGCGGCCTAATTTGCAAACGCCATTTGGTCCAGCCAAAGTCATGGGCCTAAATATGGAAGGGCTAGATAATATGTCTATTTGGCTCTCTGAAGATGAGTTGACTGCGGTGCATTCTGTTCGGGAAAAAGGCGAAATTGATCTTTACTTCTCTCAGCGAGCAAGCCGATCGGAGCCCTTTTCAGCAGATAAGTGGCTATTTAGTTTGGAGGGGGTCGAAGAGCTAGAATTTATCTCGGCGCCTAGTTTGACTCAAAATTTAGAGGAGCTTTACCTCTATCATTCGGGAGAAAGCGGCCAGCAAATCTTGCAATTTAAGTTAGGCAATTTCCCGGGGCTCTACCAATTTGAGGCAATTTTGGCAGAGGGAGAAGATTTGGGCCCTGGTCATTTATCTCATGATGGTTTGCGCTTTGTTTGCAATAGTGGCCATCAAAATATGCTTATTTTTGAGCGCAGCAGTTTAAAAGAGGAATGGGTAGAAAAAGAGGCTATTTCCTTGCCTACAGATTTCAGTCAAATTGCTTTTTCTGATGAAGAGATGGTCATGGTTTATTCTCATGATCACTTTTGGGAGTCTAACCAATTGCATTTGGCCAAAAGTCCATTTGCCTCAAAAAAAAGCGGGACAAAAAAGCTAGCAGAAGCGGGCTTGATGAGCCTAGAACTCTATCCACATCCCGTACAACAGCAATTTACGGTAGCACCTATTTTGCCTGCGGGTGGAGAGCTAGAGCGAGCCGAGCTTTATAATTTGGCGGGCCAAAAAATCAAAGAATTTACGCTTAGTGCTCATCAAAGCCAATATCAATTTGATTTGGGCAACTTGCCTGCAGCTAGTTATATTTTGCGCTTATCGGGTAAAGGCTTTTTGCCCGTTTCGCAGCTAGTGGTAAAACAATAAAACAAAAAAAGAGACGGGCTGAGGCTCGTCTCTTTTCTATAATAGGGAAACTGTTGAGAGGATGCGACCAGATCTCGGGCGAGATACTGCCTCTATACAGCAAAAGATAGGATCAATAGGAGGAAGTGCTTGGGTCGCTGATTTTGGTTTTAATGCTTTGCACCAAGGCCGAGGAGACGTTTCTCCGGCCGACTTTCTTGCGTAAAAATTCTCTAAAGGACTTCTCCTGTTCCAATTTGGCGAGTTGTTCGGGAGATTCCATAATAGCATCTAAAAAATTGCGGCTTTCTTCTGGAGCGAGTGCCCCATCTAGGTACATGACCAGACGGCGGTTGAACTCCTTGTCAGTTAGTCCATTCATAACTGTACTGTTTTAGTAAATTGAGAATAGTTTGCATCTATTTCAAATAGCGCCCCTTCTTTTAAGAGGCGCTGATTAATTTGAAGTTTCTTGCTAACGGGCTAAAGGGCCTAAATAGTTCGTTTTCGGTCTGTTAAAAGCGAGTTATTTATTTTTTTGGCCTCGATAATCCTTGTACCCTAGCCTTTCGGCATAAGTACGCAACTGCTCTTTGAGCATATTGCGGGCGCGGTGCAGACGCGAGCGCACCGTACCAATAGGTACATCAATAATTTTGGCAATTTCCTCATAAGTAAAGCCTTCAATATCGCAAAGCAAAATTACGGTGCGAAAATCTACAGCTAAAGAGTTAATGGCCGTAGTTACCTCATCGCCAATCATGCCTTGAAAGATTTCTTGGCGGAGGTCCATGAAATCTACATAACTAGCATCTTCGGTATCATGATAGCTCACAATATCTTCATAATCCACCTTTTGTGGACGTTTACTCTTTTTTCGATACTGATTGATGAATGCATTTTTCAGAATCTTAAAGAGCCAAGCCTTGGCATTGGTGCCCGGCTGATATCGATGTATAAACCGATAGGCTTTGAGATAAGTTTCTTGTACTAGATCATTTGCATCATCTTCGTTATAAGTCAAATGATAGGCAAAGTTGTACAAGGCATTAATTTGAGGCATTAGTTCCTCATTAAAGACCTGCAGTTCTTCTGCAGTGACTTCTCGTTCTTCTTGTTGAGGCGTTTGTTCTTGATTATCCTCATCGGGTAGAGAGTGCTCTTCCATGGGTGTTGAGATACTGGAGTTGTTGGAATATTCTGCTATTTTTGGGGCTGCCCCTTCCGATGGGTTAAAACCCAGTGCAAAGCGGTATCGCTTTGCGAAGCGATACAAAATGAGGGGTGAACCCCTCATGAATTATCGGTCGGGTCGGGCTGTGTCGTGGCTCGCTAGTCGCTCGGCCCTGCAGTTTTTTTCGCTTCGCTTCAAAAAACTTGGGTCTGGCCTTCGGCCACCACTGTTCATCCCTCAGCCTGCGGCCCTTTGGGCCTGTCTCCGCTAAAAAGGCTAGCCTTCAACTTTTTGGAAATTGAAGGCCAACAAATTTAGTATCTTTTTGGGAAGAATCCAGTAAATGGTCCAAAAAGGAGGCAGTGCAGATTATCGTCTACCGCCTTGGCGGTACAAGCGCTGCAAAATATTGGCAAATTGGCCATCATTTTTGAGGCGGTTGAGGTCTGCTTCAGACATATAAGTGCTAAACTTGCGGAAAAAGTCCCGCTTAAAAATAGCAAACTCTTCATAATTACGAGTAGGGAGATATTGGGCCGTTTTATTGGCTGCAGCGACTAGTTCGCTGCTTGCTTGGTAGTCCTTCCGAAGCAGGTCTAGCATTTCGCTAATTGGGTTGGCCGTCATTGTGCTATTTGTTGAAGGAGCTGCAGCGCTATGTTGAGCGCTAGCGGCTTGACCTACAAATAAAAAGGCCAATAGTGCAAAACTAAGTATCCACTTATGCATGATAATGATTATTTTTCTATGAAATTAACTTGAGACTTACGAATATACAAAGAACTCATTTAAAAACAACTGTACTTGCAGAGGAAAGCTAATTTTGCGCTCTTCCTCGTTATTTTTTTCTGCCGTAGCGCTGCTATGCCCTCTAAAAATGCCTAGAAGCGCACAAAATTATTACTCCTCAGCTATAAGTAAGTTGCTCTCAAAAGAGTTCTAGAACCCATTTAAAAACAACTGTACTTGCGGAGGAAAGCCAATTTTTGGGTTGCTTTATTTTTTGCGGTAGACAGGCGGCGCAGCCGCCGCAAAGGAGCGAAGCGACGCGGCCTAGCGATGTGCAGGGGTGGCCGATAGGCCAGACCGAGGCGGCAAAGCCGCCGAAGGGCCGAGCGAACAGCGAGCCCCGAAACGTAGCGCCGCAGCGAAGCTGCGGAGGCCCAGAAAAAACTGTATTAAAATCGCCATTCTTATATATAGAAGTTGTAAATTGCTTTTTTATGACCTAAAAAAATCAAGATTCATGGCGACTCGTCAAGAAAAAGATTCTATCGGATATGTAGAAGTGCCAGCCGACAAATATTGGGCCGCACAAACGCAACGTTCTAAAGAAAACTTCCTAATTGGAGGGCAGCGCATGCCTTTGGAAATTACGCATGCTTTTGCCATTTTGAAAAAAGCGGCAGCTTTGACCAACAACAAATTGGGGGTTTTGGCTGATGATAAGACGGAGATCATTGCTAAAGTTTGCGATGAGGTGCTTACGGGTGCTTTAGATGATCAGTTTCCTTTGGTTGTTTGGCAGACGGGTTCTGGTACGCAATCGAATATGAATATGAATGAGGTGGTGGCTAACCGTGCGCATGTTCTTTTGGGCGGTAGCTTGGAAGATAAGGTGAAAAAGATCCACCCTAACGATGATGTCAATAAATCGCAATCATCAAATGATACTTTTCCAACGGCCATGCATATTGCGGCTTATAAAATGTTGGTAGAGAATACGATTCCGGGCTTGGAGCAATTGCGCAATCGTTTGGATGAGAAGGCCAAAGCCTATGCGGATGTCGTAAAAATTGGTCGCACTCACTTTATGGATGCCACGCCGGTTACAGTTGGGCAAGAGCTTTCTGGCTTTGTTGCGCAATTGGATCATGGCATTCGCGCCATTAAAAATAGCCTTCCTCATTTGGCTGAATTGGCCTTGGGTGGAACGGCAGTAGGAACGGGTTTGAACACGCCTGAGGGTTATGCGGAAGAAGTGGCGGCTCAGATTGCGGGTCTAACGGGTTTACCTTTTGTGACTGCGCCCAATAAATTTGAGGCCTTAGCGGCACATGATGCGATTGTAGAGTCTCATGGAGCGTTGAAAACTGTGGCTGTTTCTTTGATGAAAATTGGCAATGACATTCGGATGTTGGCTTCTGGTCCACGTTGTGGAATTGGAGAGTACGTTATTCCGGCCAATGAGCCAGGTTCTTCTATCATGCCGGGTAAAGTCAATCCCACACAATCGGAAGCCTTGACAATGGCCATGGCGCAGGTTGTGGGGAATGATGTAGCGATTAACGTGGGGGGAATGACTGGGCAGTTTCAGCTCAACGTCTTCAAGCCCATGATGATTTACAACTTTTTGATTTCGGCTCGTTTGATTGGGGATGCTTGTCGTTCTTTTGAGAGCAATTGTATTGCTGGTTTGGAGCCACAGTTGAACAACATTGCCAAAAACTTGGAGAACTCCTTAATGTTGGTGACGGCCCTCAACACGCACATTGGTTATGACAAAGCCTCTGAGATTGCGAAAAAGGCCTATAAAGAAAACAGCACCCTTAAAGAAGCGGGTTTAGCTTTGGGGTATTTGACAGCAGAAGAATTTGATGCTTGGGTTCGTCCAGAAGAAATGATTGGTAGCCTTTAGGTTTAAACATTTCGGAGAAAATGAAAAAGCAGCTTGCTCAAATGAGCAAGCTGCTTTTTTTGGTCCAATGTCTTGTCCTGATATACTGATACAACAAAATCAGAAGATAGATGGAAAATAAAGAAGGTCAGTATGTTAAGCGGACACAAAAAGATTATACCTTAGCTTTTAAGCTCCAAGTTGTGTCGGAAGTAGAAAATGGAGAGATTGGATTAAAGGCAGCTCAACGAAAGTATGGGATACAAGGAGACAATACAATTCGGACATGGATTGAGAAACATGGCCAATATGATAAGAGCTATAAAATAAGAAGTATGAAAAAGAGTCCAGAACAAGAATTGATGGAATTGCGTCAGCAAATGAAGCTATTAGAGAAGCAAAATCGTCGTTTGGAAAAGGAGCTAAATCAGGCAGATAAGAAGGCCTTATTTTTTGATATGATGATAGATATAGCGGAAGAGGAGTTTCAAATTCCCATTAGAAAAAAGTCTTTACCCGAACAGTTGATAAATTCCAAAAAGAAGAAAAAATAAGCTTAAGTAGCTTATGTCGACTGGTCGGGCTAAATCGTCAGAAGTATTATAGGCCAAAGGCAAAACATAGCTCTAATCAGGGATTGGCAGAAAAAGTAGTCGCTTTAGTTCAAGAAGTACGAAACAAAATGCCTCGTTTAGGAGGTCGTAAACTGTATCATTTACTTCAAACAGAGTTGAAGGCTCTGCGAGTAGGACGAGATAAGTTTTTTACTATTTTGCGAGCCAATAACTTACTCGTTCAGCCCCGAAAGAACTATCATACAACGACGAATTCCTTTCACCACTATAGAAAGCATAAGAACAAAATAGCTGATTTGAAAATTTATCGGCCAGAGCAAGTTTGGGTTTCAGATATTACTTACATTGGAACGAGAGAAAATCCAATGTATTTAGCCTTGGTTACAGATGCTTATTCTAAGCAAATAATGGGTTATGATGTCTCGAATAGCCTAAGCAGTATTGGCTCTATTCGAGCCTTGCAGCAGGCTGCAAAGCGCCGTCAATATCCCAATGAAGAGCTGATTCATCATTCTGATCGGGGCATTCAATATTGCTCAAATGATTATCAGCAAGTACTTAAAGAACTAGGCATAAATTGTTCGATGACGGAATCTTACGACCCTTATGCAAATGCCGTAGCAGAGCGAATAAATGGAATATTAAAGCAAGAATTTATTGCAGATTTTTTCCATTTGGGCCTAGAAGCCATGAAGAAAATAGTCGCTCAAAGTATTGATATTTATAATCAAGCTCGGCCACATTGGTCTTGCCAATTTATGCCGCCTGCTGAAATGCACCAACAACAAGAGCTCGAATATAAGAGCTACAAAAAGAAAACAACTCTAGCCCAAGATCATCTCAAGCCAGAGTTGTTAAATTGACAACAAGTTATTTCCGTAAGATTTTTTGACCTTTTTGAAGGAGGTCAAAATCTTCCAGAATAACTTTTAACCGTATTTAATCAGAATTTTATTGCTTTAAATTCTGTATCAGTTTTTCAGGACGGGACAATGCTTTATTCTTCTTAGGAGAACAAGCATTTATTTTGTGCGGCCCAAAGTATCTCCATAGCGGTTATGGATTAGTCCCTTAAGTTCTTTTCGGGCAAAGAAAATACGGCTTTTCACCGTTCCCAGAGGCAATTGCAATTGATCGGCAATTTCTTGGTACTTATAGCCATAATAGTGCATCATAAAGGGAATGCGAATACTATCATCTAGAGAGGCAATCATTTTTTGGAGTTCCTGCATAAGGATTCCTGATTCGGCTCCATTAGAAACGGTTTGGCCGCCAGTGTTGAGATAATATTGATTATCGGTAGCATCGAAGATGGTGTTGGCCTTCATCTTCTTGCGATAATTATTGATAAAAATATTGCGCATAATAGTGAACAACCAGGCCTTGAGGTTGGTCCCTGGGCGGAACTTATCTTTATTGGTCAAAGCTCTAAAGGCTGTCTCTTGATAGAGATCTTTAGAGTCTTCTGAACTTTTAGTGAGTTTGTAGGCAAAGGCCTGAAGGATGCCCGCCATTTCATGGATTTGAACGCTAAATTCAGAGCTAGACATAAGGCATGCATTTTTTGTGATTCTTAAAAACTGTTGAACTTTCAACACTTCAAATATAAGTAATTCTTAAACAGAAAGCAAAATTTTGTTCCAAATAAATGTACCAACATCTATTTATTTAGCTTATCCTTAAGAAGGCCAAAACACACAAACAGCTGTATAACAGCAACTTAATTCAAAAAAAGTTAAAATAGCCTTAATACCACCTTTCAATAAAAAATGAAAGTTGTATAAGCTTTTAGACAGTTTTTCTGTCTGTTTAAGCTCTATCAAAACAAATAAAAAACGGGATAACTGGCAAAAACAGCCAGTTATCCCGCTAATAAACAACAACTTAAGTCAATAGATTTTATCTATCAGCTATTTGTTAAACAACTGCTAATAGCTTGTTCTAGTTTGTTTAAGTGGCCAGATAAAGAGAAATAGGCATTAGCTCCTGCTGCTGCACAAAGTGCAATCAGGCTTGGGCTCTCATGTTGATCGACAACAAATATAGGAGCTTTAGGATAGGCTGCTCGGAGTGTTTTTAGGCAATCGACTCCTTCCTGATAAGCATCATCTGTATTGATAATAAAAATATGGGTTTGGCTCAATTTCTCTTTTTGTTCTTCTAGCCAACAAAGGGCGCAAGTAGGCAGAGCTAGCCAATCTAGCCCAAGGTCAACCTGCTCTGCCAAAAGCTCAGCCAAGGTTTCCGACACCAACTTATTTTGTCCTAGAATCAGTAATTTCATTGTAGCCTTTAATGCAGACCTTTACTCCTTCAAACTTTGGTTTCAAACGAGCATAGTCTCTTCAAGAAACATTCAATTATAGAAAGTTGGCGGCTTTTCTCTATCAAAGAAGTTCCTAATCCTAGAATTTAGGCGTTTTACCTAAGCTGCAAGTATTTATGGATCAGTTTTTGATAAAAGTTCATTGATTATTTACTCACCCCCCTATTTCTAAAAACTATATGCTACTAGTCATTACCCTTTATATTCTTATTTTTTCACAGCTTATCCGCTCCATTTGGGAGGAAGGCAGCCTAGTCTACAAAGACCCCAAATTTTGGCTGCAAATCTTCTCCATTTTCATTGTGGCCTATGTTTATATTGGGATCTAAGATAGAAAAGCCGCTGAAGGACTTCCTTCAGTGGCTTTTCTATTAACTAGTTCATTCTTTAGCTCTTTTTCAGACTCAAATCTAAGCTCTGAAAAGAATGCGTTAAGGCTCCTACCGAAATAAAATCTACTCCAGTCTCCGCATACGCTCTAAGGTTCTCTAAGGTAATTCCTCCAGAAGCCTCTACCTCAAATTCACCATTGATTTTGGCCAAAGCCAGCTTAATCTCCTCTGGACTAAAATTATCCAACATAATCCGATCTACCTGCCCCATTTCCAAAACGGCCGCTAGTTCTTCCATATCTCGAACCTCTACCGTAATTGCAAGGTCCTTGTTCTCCGCAACCAAATAAAATAATACTTGCTGAATCGCAGTCTGCACATCTCCACAAAAATCAATATGATTGTCCTTAATCATAATCCGATCATACAAGCCTGTCCGATAGTTGTTACCACCACCAATTCTTACGGCCCATTTTTCTAGGAAACGTAGAGTAGGCGTTGTTTTACGCGTGTCCAATAACTGCACCTTTAAGCCAGCTACTTCCTGAACATAGCGAGCAGTCAAACTCGCAATTCCACTCATACGCTGCATGCAATTTAAAATCAACCGCTCTACTTTCAAAATACTTTGACTAGGTCCCGATAACTCAAAGGCAATATCGCCAACCTCCACTTTAGCCCCATCTTGCAAGTATACCTCTATGCTCAACTCTGGTGCTACTTCTGCCAAAATAGCTTGGGCCAAATCTACCCCCGCCAAAATTCCTGCATCTTTTACCAATAACTTAGCTGTTCCTCTAGCCTCCTCATCAATACAGGCCAAAGAAGTATGATCCCCATCTCCTACATCCTCTTTCAATGCTCTATTGATAAAGTCCTTTAATTCAGCAGTATCTATTCCCTCAAAATTCATGTTTGTACATTTATTTATTGATAATCAATTTTTTAATTATTTTTTTAGTACTCAACTATAAAATGACTGTGATAGCCGTCACCTTGGCAAGCTTCCAAAAATACTTATATTTGCCTTAGACAAGCAAAGCGCTTGAGCTCTTTTTTATATCCATCATCCTGACTAGCTCAAGCCAAATACATCACCATCTGTGCCCTCTCATCAAGGACACTACAAATTGCAAATAATTATGGCTAAAAGAGGAAAAATCGCTGCCATTTTGCTTAACAAATGTCCCCGCTGCCATGAAGGCGATATGTTTAAAACAGGCATCACAGGCGGAATTTACAATATGAATGATCCTTGTCCCTACTGCGGACAACGTTTCGAGACCGAACCTGGCTTTTTCTGGGGCGCTATGTACATCGGTTACGGACTCAGCGGAGGCTATATGCTTACTTCTGTAACCCTGCTCATGTTTCTCGCTGGCCTTAGCGTCAATATGGCCTTTTTGGTCGCTATCCTCGGCGGTATCGTTATTCTTCCCATTAACGCCCGCCTCGCCCGCTCTATCTGGATCCACATTTATATCGGCTACGATAAAGAACTAGTGGACGAGATCGAAGCCAAAAATCATACAGCAGATGCCTAATTAGGTCCTGCCCAAAATACAGTCGCCAACTTCCCTCTTTAGTTTTTACTAAGAGGGAAGTTTTTTATTTTATCGCCCTAATGCAATACAATATGACTAATTATTTTGGTTTTGGGGGCTGCCCCTGCGGCCTACGGCCTTGGGGCGCTACGTTTCGCAGCTCGCTATTCGCTCGGCCCTGCAGCGCTAAAGCGCTTTGGTCTGGCCCTTCGGGCCACTGCTGCACATCGCTAGGCCGCTCCACTGCCCAGCTCCGCTTTTGGCTCTGCTGCTTCGGCCTCTTTTTTTTCTGGACCAATTGCTCTGCCCAATTATCTCCCCAAGATAGCCTAGAGCAAAAATACTGGCATTATCGCTCCCGCTTTCTCCAAAACTACATCCAACTGGGCCAAGGCCCTGGCCAATCTATCCCTATGGGCGCCAGAATGCCCACGGCCAATTGCGCAGACAATTGGCACCTCCTGCGCGATAAATGCAAGACCCCAAAAGGCCAAGGCCTAATCGAATGGGGCGATGCCACTATTCATCTGGGCCTCTATATAGCCACTTTGGCCCTAGAAGCCCAACTACTTGAACAAAAAGGGCAAGATCGCTCGGCCTGCCTCAAAGAGCTTTGGCTAGCCCTTGAAGCCTACGACCGCCTAGATGAACAGGCCGAAACCTTTTTGGGCCTCCCCCCTAGCCTCAATGGCTTTTTCATCCGCGATGATGTCCCCTCCGATTTTCACCTAGAATTTGATAGCGCCAACTGCTGCAGAGCCTCGGCTGCCTGCCAAGCACCAAGCGCCAAGGATGGCTACTTTATTAGTCAAGATCAAGTATTTTACCTTTATGTGGGTTGGTTA
This window contains:
- a CDS encoding IS3 family transposase, with product MVGLNRQKYYRPKAKHSSNQGLAEKVVALVQEVRNKMPRLGGRKLYHLLQTELKALRVGRDKFFTILRANNLLVQPRKNYHTTTNSFHHYRKHKNKIADLKIYRPEQVWVSDITYIGTRENPMYLALVTDAYSKQIMGYDVSNSLSSIGSIRALQQAAKRRQYPNEELIHHSDRGIQYCSNDYQQVLKELGINCSMTESYDPYANAVAERINGILKQEFIADFFHLGLEAMKKIVAQSIDIYNQARPHWSCQFMPPAEMHQQQELEYKSYKKKTTLAQDHLKPELLN
- the nadC gene encoding carboxylating nicotinate-nucleotide diphosphorylase, which gives rise to MNFEGIDTAELKDFINRALKEDVGDGDHTSLACIDEEARGTAKLLVKDAGILAGVDLAQAILAEVAPELSIEVYLQDGAKVEVGDIAFELSGPSQSILKVERLILNCMQRMSGIASLTARYVQEVAGLKVQLLDTRKTTPTLRFLEKWAVRIGGGNNYRTGLYDRIMIKDNHIDFCGDVQTAIQQVLFYLVAENKDLAITVEVRDMEELAAVLEMGQVDRIMLDNFSPEEIKLALAKINGEFEVEASGGITLENLRAYAETGVDFISVGALTHSFQSLDLSLKKS
- a CDS encoding T9SS type A sorting domain-containing protein, producing the protein MKKSIVLFAASLFSVASWAQLPRLEEPSFVEYETYQEADFLLPIPEEEASFSYGNLQTARNLKEVNMEGSTDAYPWLSKDGLRLFWTQTFEGQDKIVQAERPNLQTPFGPAKVMGLNMEGLDNMSIWLSEDELTAVHSVREKGEIDLYFSQRASRSEPFSADKWLFSLEGVEELEFISAPSLTQNLEELYLYHSGESGQQILQFKLGNFPGLYQFEAILAEGEDLGPGHLSHDGLRFVCNSGHQNMLIFERSSLKEEWVEKEAISLPTDFSQIAFSDEEMVMVYSHDHFWESNQLHLAKSPFASKKSGTKKLAEAGLMSLELYPHPVQQQFTVAPILPAGGELERAELYNLAGQKIKEFTLSAHQSQYQFDLGNLPAASYILRLSGKGFLPVSQLVVKQ
- a CDS encoding transcriptional regulator, which produces MKLLILGQNKLVSETLAELLAEQVDLGLDWLALPTCALCWLEEQKEKLSQTHIFIINTDDAYQEGVDCLKTLRAAYPKAPIFVVDQHESPSLIALCAAAGANAYFSLSGHLNKLEQAISSCLTNS
- a CDS encoding sigma-70 family RNA polymerase sigma factor, which produces MEEHSLPDEDNQEQTPQQEEREVTAEELQVFNEELMPQINALYNFAYHLTYNEDDANDLVQETYLKAYRFIHRYQPGTNAKAWLFKILKNAFINQYRKKSKRPQKVDYEDIVSYHDTEDASYVDFMDLRQEIFQGMIGDEVTTAINSLAVDFRTVILLCDIEGFTYEEIAKIIDVPIGTVRSRLHRARNMLKEQLRTYAERLGYKDYRGQKNK
- a CDS encoding RNA polymerase sigma factor, whose product is MSSSEFSVQIHEMAGILQAFAYKLTKSSEDSKDLYQETAFRALTNKDKFRPGTNLKAWLFTIMRNIFINNYRKKMKANTIFDATDNQYYLNTGGQTVSNGAESGILMQELQKMIASLDDSIRIPFMMHYYGYKYQEIADQLQLPLGTVKSRIFFARKELKGLIHNRYGDTLGRTK
- the fumC gene encoding class II fumarate hydratase, which translates into the protein MATRQEKDSIGYVEVPADKYWAAQTQRSKENFLIGGQRMPLEITHAFAILKKAAALTNNKLGVLADDKTEIIAKVCDEVLTGALDDQFPLVVWQTGSGTQSNMNMNEVVANRAHVLLGGSLEDKVKKIHPNDDVNKSQSSNDTFPTAMHIAAYKMLVENTIPGLEQLRNRLDEKAKAYADVVKIGRTHFMDATPVTVGQELSGFVAQLDHGIRAIKNSLPHLAELALGGTAVGTGLNTPEGYAEEVAAQIAGLTGLPFVTAPNKFEALAAHDAIVESHGALKTVAVSLMKIGNDIRMLASGPRCGIGEYVIPANEPGSSIMPGKVNPTQSEALTMAMAQVVGNDVAINVGGMTGQFQLNVFKPMMIYNFLISARLIGDACRSFESNCIAGLEPQLNNIAKNLENSLMLVTALNTHIGYDKASEIAKKAYKENSTLKEAGLALGYLTAEEFDAWVRPEEMIGSL
- a CDS encoding C1 family peptidase, whose amino-acid sequence is MYKLFFACLSFLALSAGLLAQPYTTGIPLEPDPDYDDIPVKAEQTKSLYRSVGSQASLAKWAPTPGSQGNYGTCAAWATAYTARSILEAKANGWTDTKTIDDNTFSYGFLYRLSSSSKNCWGAYLSRCADNMKVYGVPKYKDFKAHCYNGNKLPQQAYDAAKNFKIKDYVRLWDKNDGTTDKQKVAKAKKSLSEGYPIAVSMICPNSFMYAKSDLWTPTESAEESPTNPHGRHAVCLIGYDDDKYGGAFLVQNSWGTSWGGNGRIWVKYKDFPAFFYQAIEIVGEPAKAPAERELAGSLRLEGYEGQAMKARIQADKSSFRLNSSYRSGTRFRMYIGNQAPAYVYAIGDDLRHKPFVVFPHKPNVSPLLNYKKNEVPLPNEEKHLRLNGEVGTDFLCIIYSQEPLDIDQVCRQLKQQSSKLSFKSRLKAVLGPKLADDSALKYSLGNNGQMKFTGKGSCAALLVEIPHID
- a CDS encoding DUF983 domain-containing protein, whose translation is MAKRGKIAAILLNKCPRCHEGDMFKTGITGGIYNMNDPCPYCGQRFETEPGFFWGAMYIGYGLSGGYMLTSVTLLMFLAGLSVNMAFLVAILGGIVILPINARLARSIWIHIYIGYDKELVDEIEAKNHTADA